The Dehalococcoidia bacterium region GCGCCACGCGGCCCGGAACATTCACCTTATGCAACGCAGGAGCAGCATGGATACCACCCAACGCGACGGTGCGGATCTGTTCGGCACCTGGACGCTACTGCATCAAGCCTATCTTCTCACGTACAAGTACCTCGATCAGATCGTCTCGCGACTCGGGGTCTCGCAGGCGCAAGCCTCCGTTTTGCTGGTGCTGAAAGGCGCCGACGAACCGTTGCCGCTCTCGCGGCTTGCGCGCTACCTGGTCCAGGAGGCGCAAAGCGTCACCAGTCTCGTCGATCGGCTTGAGTTGCGCGGCTTCGTCAAGCGCGTGCCCGACCAGCGCGACCGGCGGGTGATCCACGTCGAGCTGACGCCGGAAGGCCACAAGATGTTCGATGAGATCTTCCCGCGGGCGCTGAACGGCTGCGGCGAGGTGTTCACCGGCCTCAGTGCGCGTGAGCTGAAAGAGTTCGGCCAGCTCTGCGGCAAGGTGCGCAGCCGCAGCGCCGATCTGATGGGCATGGACCGGGCGCCGTTCGAGAAGGCGACAGAAACGCTGCGCTGCGCCGCAAAGACGTACGAGGAGCACGCGCCCGTGTCCTCGTAGGCGGGCGCACCTA contains the following coding sequences:
- a CDS encoding MarR family transcriptional regulator, translated to MDTTQRDGADLFGTWTLLHQAYLLTYKYLDQIVSRLGVSQAQASVLLVLKGADEPLPLSRLARYLVQEAQSVTSLVDRLELRGFVKRVPDQRDRRVIHVELTPEGHKMFDEIFPRALNGCGEVFTGLSARELKEFGQLCGKVRSRSADLMGMDRAPFEKATETLRCAAKTYEEHAPVSS